One window of the Pantoea cypripedii genome contains the following:
- a CDS encoding ABC transporter substrate-binding protein, whose protein sequence is MSSSYFTKGRMRGLMFTLALLPLASHAAGESVTPGKLTYGTAATFMPFEFVKDGKLTGFDIDLITALSKELKLTPAPMAMEFKGLIPALQGKRLDIINSAMYVNPTRATQVDFVPYLKIGSRVVVRKGNPAGITGRDMSLCGKNVAVTLGGIEESQARVDNKNCVAASKAAINVLTFPAATDSAVAVAQGRADAEYLSTPGTVALFSEKPGMFEAVGAEFEADTHIAFAVRKGDSETRAQLEKGLQALVKDGTYKQLIEKWNFPDSVAIF, encoded by the coding sequence GCCGCATGCGCGGATTGATGTTCACTCTGGCGCTGCTGCCACTGGCCAGCCATGCCGCAGGGGAAAGCGTCACCCCCGGCAAACTAACTTATGGCACGGCTGCCACCTTTATGCCGTTCGAATTCGTCAAAGACGGCAAGCTCACTGGCTTCGATATCGACCTGATCACGGCACTGAGTAAAGAACTCAAACTGACGCCAGCCCCAATGGCGATGGAGTTCAAAGGTCTGATCCCGGCTTTGCAGGGTAAACGCCTCGACATCATCAACTCAGCGATGTACGTCAACCCAACCCGCGCCACCCAGGTGGATTTTGTGCCTTACCTGAAGATCGGTAGCCGTGTGGTGGTGCGCAAAGGTAATCCGGCGGGTATCACCGGCCGTGATATGTCGCTGTGCGGCAAAAACGTCGCCGTCACCCTTGGCGGTATCGAAGAGAGCCAGGCGCGCGTGGACAACAAAAACTGCGTAGCTGCCAGCAAAGCCGCCATCAACGTGCTGACCTTCCCGGCAGCCACCGACTCAGCCGTCGCCGTCGCTCAGGGCCGTGCCGATGCGGAATACCTCTCTACGCCGGGCACTGTGGCGCTGTTCAGCGAGAAACCTGGCATGTTCGAAGCGGTAGGGGCGGAGTTTGAAGCCGACACCCATATCGCCTTTGCGGTACGTAAAGGCGACAGCGAAACCCGAGCACAGCTGGAGAAGGGCCTGCAAGCCCTGGTGAAAGATGGCACCTACAAGCAACTGATTGAGAAATGGAACTTCCCGGATTCCGTTGCCATTTTTTAA
- a CDS encoding amino acid ABC transporter permease: protein MSIDLMWQYFLSPEFLQGAWMTLLITLCSLLCGVVLGLVLALLQEAPFRAGKALAFFYLWLFRGTPVLFQIIFVYNVLPGFGLRFSAFTCAVLALSLNEGAYMAEILRSGLQAVKSGQRTAGMALGMTNAQIMRKIVLPQAARIVLPPMGNQMISMLKSSALVSVIAVQELLLVANQAASASFRYFEALCAAGIYYLLLTTLFMIFQSWLERTLDPKQRRRKSQKAQSHEMKLPKPAREVS, encoded by the coding sequence ATGTCGATTGATTTAATGTGGCAGTACTTCCTTTCCCCTGAGTTCTTGCAGGGTGCGTGGATGACACTGCTCATCACCCTCTGCTCACTGTTGTGTGGCGTGGTGCTGGGTCTGGTACTGGCCCTGCTACAGGAGGCTCCTTTCCGCGCCGGAAAAGCGCTGGCCTTTTTCTACCTGTGGCTGTTTCGTGGCACGCCAGTGCTGTTCCAGATCATCTTTGTCTACAACGTGCTGCCAGGCTTCGGCTTACGCTTCTCCGCGTTTACCTGTGCAGTGCTGGCGCTTTCACTCAATGAAGGCGCGTATATGGCTGAGATCCTGCGTTCTGGTCTGCAGGCGGTGAAAAGCGGCCAACGCACCGCCGGTATGGCGCTGGGTATGACCAACGCACAGATCATGCGCAAGATCGTATTACCGCAGGCGGCACGTATCGTACTGCCGCCGATGGGTAACCAGATGATCAGCATGCTGAAATCGAGTGCGCTGGTGTCGGTGATTGCGGTGCAGGAGCTGCTGCTGGTGGCGAATCAGGCTGCCAGCGCCAGTTTCCGCTACTTCGAAGCGCTGTGCGCTGCCGGTATTTACTATCTGCTGCTGACCACGCTGTTCATGATTTTCCAGTCATGGCTGGAGCGCACCCTCGACCCGAAACAGCGCCGCCGCAAAAGCCAGAAAGCACAATCCCATGAAATGAAGCTGCCTAAACCTGCCCGGGAGGTGTCATGA
- a CDS encoding amino acid ABC transporter ATP-binding protein, which translates to MNQERKPLLEMIGIDKTFGRQTVLKNCSLSVNRGETVVLIGPSGSGKSTLLRCVNLLSPADSGDVFFARQNISRGEVPPHQLRQRIGMVFQNYELFSHLTAAENIMLAPMTVLGVNRIEARKQAEMLLAKVRINERADHFPDELSGGQQQRVAIARALAMKPELMLYDEPTSALDPEMIREVLDVMAELSAEGMTSMVVTHEMGFARRAANQILFMEEGEILERASAQDFFTGQVSERAKRFLDQILH; encoded by the coding sequence ATGAACCAGGAACGTAAACCGCTGCTGGAAATGATCGGCATCGATAAAACCTTTGGTCGTCAGACCGTACTGAAAAACTGCTCGCTGAGCGTCAATCGCGGTGAAACCGTGGTGCTGATTGGCCCGTCCGGTTCGGGCAAATCGACCCTGCTGCGCTGCGTCAATCTGCTGTCCCCGGCGGACAGCGGCGATGTGTTTTTTGCCCGGCAAAACATCAGCCGTGGCGAAGTCCCGCCGCATCAGCTGCGCCAGCGTATTGGCATGGTGTTTCAGAACTACGAGTTGTTTTCCCATCTCACTGCGGCGGAAAACATCATGCTGGCCCCGATGACGGTGCTGGGCGTCAACCGCATTGAGGCGCGCAAACAGGCCGAAATGCTGCTGGCAAAGGTGCGTATCAATGAGCGCGCCGACCACTTCCCGGATGAGCTTTCCGGCGGCCAGCAGCAGCGTGTGGCGATTGCCCGCGCGCTGGCGATGAAACCGGAACTGATGTTGTACGACGAACCGACCTCAGCACTGGATCCGGAGATGATCCGTGAAGTGCTGGATGTGATGGCAGAGCTGAGTGCCGAAGGCATGACCAGCATGGTCGTAACCCATGAAATGGGTTTTGCCCGCCGCGCTGCCAATCAAATTCTGTTTATGGAAGAGGGCGAAATTCTCGAACGCGCCAGCGCCCAGGACTTTTTTACCGGCCAGGTCAGTGAACGTGCCAAACGTTTCCTCGACCAGATCTTACATTAA
- a CDS encoding M20 family metallopeptidase, with protein sequence MSSYQADSVRMKRDLTALVAINTENPPGHEREAAECVAGWLREAGFDLSFSEYAPGRTNVIALLKNGDGPCFAFNTHLDTVPAGTGWASDPFTLTEREGRLYGRGACDAKGPLVAMVEALRMLAANRHSWSGTLMGVFTADEEVASEGAKFYVRDQPPAIDFAVIGEPTSNATFSAHKGSLRPRVRVKGVTAHSGTPELGINAIYQSAKLLGLIEEAHHQQVRCRCHALVGNASLTVTRVHGGHADNVVPDNCELLLDRRMVPGEDEAEVKAELQQLLDHAREQSGVEAEIIAWQPTTGGATETDSSEAIVQHSLAACRRHGQPEPGPFGFQGGCDLVHFRTLGAKGVVVGPGALAVAHKPDEFVPVAEFIAAAYIYLDIALAMLPAEAEA encoded by the coding sequence ATGAGCAGTTACCAGGCAGACAGTGTGCGCATGAAGCGGGATCTTACCGCGCTGGTCGCCATCAATACCGAAAACCCGCCCGGTCACGAACGTGAGGCCGCCGAGTGCGTAGCAGGCTGGCTGCGCGAAGCGGGTTTTGACCTCTCGTTCAGCGAGTATGCGCCAGGGCGCACCAACGTGATTGCGTTGCTGAAGAACGGCGACGGACCCTGTTTTGCCTTTAATACCCACCTCGATACCGTCCCGGCCGGGACCGGTTGGGCGAGCGATCCCTTTACCCTGACCGAGCGTGAAGGGCGTTTATATGGTCGCGGTGCCTGTGATGCCAAAGGCCCGCTGGTGGCGATGGTAGAAGCGCTGCGCATGCTGGCGGCCAATCGTCACAGCTGGTCCGGCACGCTGATGGGCGTGTTTACGGCGGATGAAGAAGTGGCGAGTGAAGGGGCGAAGTTTTATGTGCGCGATCAGCCGCCCGCCATCGACTTTGCGGTGATTGGCGAACCGACCTCCAACGCCACCTTCTCGGCCCATAAGGGCAGCCTGCGCCCGCGTGTGCGGGTGAAAGGCGTGACGGCGCATTCCGGTACGCCGGAGCTGGGTATCAACGCGATTTACCAGTCGGCGAAACTGCTCGGGTTGATCGAGGAGGCGCATCATCAGCAGGTGCGCTGCCGCTGCCACGCGCTGGTGGGCAACGCCAGTTTGACCGTCACCCGCGTGCACGGCGGACACGCCGATAACGTGGTGCCGGATAACTGCGAGCTGCTGCTGGATCGCCGCATGGTGCCTGGCGAAGACGAAGCCGAGGTGAAAGCAGAACTGCAACAGCTGCTCGATCACGCCAGAGAACAATCCGGTGTGGAGGCGGAAATCATCGCCTGGCAACCGACCACCGGCGGCGCAACCGAAACTGACAGCAGTGAAGCCATTGTGCAGCACAGCCTGGCGGCCTGCCGTCGGCATGGTCAGCCGGAACCTGGCCCGTTTGGTTTCCAGGGCGGTTGCGATCTGGTGCATTTCCGTACCCTCGGTGCCAAAGGCGTGGTGGTCGGCCCCGGTGCGCTGGCAGTAGCGCATAAGCCGGACGAGTTTGTCCCGGTGGCGGAGTTTATCGCTGCGGCCTACATCTATCTCGATATCGCGCTGGCGATGCTGCCTGCGGAGGCTGAGGCGTGA